The Kluyveromyces lactis strain NRRL Y-1140 chromosome D complete sequence genome has a window encoding:
- the AEP2 gene encoding Aep2p (weakly similar to uniprot|P22136 Saccharomyces cerevisiae YMR282C AEP2 Mitochondrial protein likely involved in translation of the mitochondrial OLI1 mRNA exhibits genetic interaction with the OLI1 mRNA 5'-untranslated leader) — MLKKSRVLGKIPIPYLIKGSSCFYSTVVTSAPITLEDSLQSILSDIQDGSNIVTPNKPNTNLLTSKQPIKALKHLQWKTNLRVKKTTRLLKYSNEKLTPEDYSVFVNQLMDVYSKDIELLNKTEVWKSLYHIYRVFVVNAVDDGNAMVLYDLNQFVRMFINLNDLPLARNVFQLILKNSKNGEIPKDVQTICMYLRLYCGALSELWTTQTSRNFYQDLIGSLSGSNASSIRIPSHIAYPTIGVPQFQLLLRKLVEDPEYSKLRNTEMDSLIIQALGHYKEVPFLKQYISIFYGIDENVTITETHPGIKKLTPDSQLLKSVISAYGHNNNITSGMTVIGSFMEKYPEMNLDKSFWRTTIYWSLREWNKYKDSKGSQPKKAWNLMLNWYATIGKAVPFDQKIMLYRLSFLKSRKDHNAAIRDVQQVFKRIFIKTEKNTFIVERLVLYAYQRFIIKNLVNQNENAKCVDFINEWRIDFENGRYLERYFKELTHPKNESDEQKKLNDEDDDYNFPLFGTNIL; from the coding sequence ATGCTCAAGAAGTCAAGAGTATTGGGTaaaattccaattccatatttgataaaagGCAGTAGCTGTTTCTACTCTACAGTTGTAACATCAGCGCCAATTACGTTAGAAGATTCGTTGCAATCGATTCTATCAGATATTCAAGATGGATCGAATATTGTAACTCCAAATAAGCCCAACACGAATTTACTTACATCGAAGCAACCAATAAAAGCTTTGAAACACTTGCAATGGAAAACGAATTTGAGAGTGAAAAAGACAACCAGGTTGCTCAAATACTCTAACGAGAAGCTAACTCCAGAGGACTATTCTGTGTTTGTGAACCAGTTAATGGATGTGTACAGCAAAGATATTGAACTATTGAATAAAACTGAAGTATGGAAGTCTCTTTACCATATTTATCGAGTTTTTGTTGTCAATGCCGTTGATGATGGTAATGCCATGGTCCTGTACGATTTGAATCAATTTGTTAGAATGTTTATAAACTTAAACGATTTACCGTTAGCTAGAAAcgttttccaattgattttgaagaattcaaagaatggaGAGATACCAAAAGATGTTCAGACTATATGCATGTACCTAAGGTTATATTGTGGTGCACTAAGCGAATTATGGACGACACAAACTTCTCGGAACTTTTATCAAGATCTTATCGGATCATTATCTGGATCTAACGCAAGTAGCATTCGTATCCCATCGCACATAGCATACCCAACGATCGGAGTACCGCAATTCCAACTATTATTGAGAAAATTAGTGGAGGATCCAGAATATTCAAAGCTAAGAAATACGGAAATGGACTCTTTAATTATTCAAGCGTTGGGTCATTACAAAGAAGTGCCATTTTTGAAGCAATacatttcaattttttatGGCATCGATGAGAATGTTACTATCACTGAAACTCATCCGGgaataaagaaattaaCACCAGATTCCCAACTCCTAAAATCAGTGATATCTGCATATGGACATAATAACAACATCACGTCTGGCATGACAGTTATTGGATCGTTCATGGAAAAATACCCCGAAATGAATTTGGACAAGTCCTTCTGGCGTACGACTATTTATTGGAGTCTCCGGGAATGGAATAAATATAAAGATAGCAAGGGAAGTCAACCTAAGAAAGCATGGAATTTAATGCTAAACTGGTATGCTACCATTGGAAAAGCGGTACCGTTTGACCAAAAGATCATGTTATATAGACTTTCATTCCTAAAGTCCCGTAAAGATCACAATGCGGCCATAAGAGATGTACAACAAGTATTCAAACGCatctttatcaaaactgaaaagaacaCATTCATTGTAGAAAGGTTAGTGCTTTACGCATACCAGAGGTTCATCATAAAAAATCTTGTAAATCAAAATGAGAACGCAAAATGTGTTGATTTCATAAACGAATGGAGAATCGATTTCGAAAACGGCAGATATTTAGAAAggtatttcaaagaactgACGCACCCCAAGAATGAAAGTGACGAACAAAAAAAGCTaaatgacgaagatgatgattaCAATTTCCCATTATTCGGGACCAATATTCTATAG
- the GPI12 gene encoding N-acetylglucosaminylphosphatidylinositol deacetylase (similar to uniprot|Q75DZ3 Ashbya gossypii ABL120W ABL120Wp and weakly similar to YMR281W uniprot|P23797 Saccharomyces cerevisiae YMR281W GPI12 ER membrane protein involved in the second step of glycosylphosphatidylinositol (GPI) anchor assembly the de- N-acetylation of the N-acetylglucosaminylphosphatidylinositol intermediate functional homolog of human PIG-Lp), producing MILLRGLNKFVLWYLVFLVIYGCLTKTIKEHNRWYFHELVSESMVSKLTSVTLVVAHPDDEVMFFSPTLTQFNELLPISIPINVVCMTAGDADGLGHIRKQELVDSLRIMFHGRQFGCDVLDFEDGMDAVWDQVLLEKQLRSSIPDSNPLVLTFDQFGVSGHINHISCGRLVEKLPYSHKLHLRSDQPIYVKYSAFIAGIFQLGISTVYPDYGKPRCFISTLPQYLLAASAMSLAHTSQMVWFRVGWWLFSRFCFINELITSI from the coding sequence ATGATACTTTTACGTGGATTGAATAAGTTCGTTCTATGGTATCTCGTGTTTCTTGTGATCTATGGTTGCTTGACAAAAACCATAAAGGAACATAACCGATGGTACTTCCATGAACTGGTCTCTGAAAGTATGGTTTCGAAATTGACTTCTGTGACATTGGTTGTTGCGCATCCGGATGATGAAGTTATGTTCTTCAGTCCGACTTTAACACAATTCAATGAATTGTTACCTATAAGTATACCAATTAATGTAGTATGTATGACTGCTGGTGATGCAGATGGATTAGGTCATATTCGGAAGCAAGAGTTAGTTGATTCGTTACGCATAATGTTCCATGGTAGACAATTCGGTTGCGATGTCTTGGATTTTGAGGATGGCATGGATGCCGTCTGGGACCAAGTATTGCTTGAAAAACAATTGAGGTCTTCAATTCCAGATTCTAATCCATTGGTCCTTACTTTTGACCAATTCGGAGTTTCTGGTCATATAAACCATATCTCATGCGGAAGACTGGTTGAAAAGCTACCGTATTCACATAAACTACATCTACGAAGTGACCAGCCCATCTATGTGAAATACTCTGCTTTCATCGCCGGTATTTTCCAGTTGGGAATTAGTACCGTTTATCCAGATTATGGTAAACCTAGATGTTTTATTTCCACATTGCCGCAGTACCTTTTGGCCGCAAGTGCTATGTCATTGGCTCATACGTCCCAGATGGTTTGGTTCAGAGTCGGGTGGTGGCTTTTTAGTAGATTCTGTTTCATTAATGAGTTGATCACATctatttga
- the CAT8 gene encoding DNA-binding transcription factor CAT8 (similar to uniprot|Q75DZ4 Ashbya gossypii ABL121C ABL121Cp and similar to YMR280C uniprot|P39113 Saccharomyces cerevisiae YMR280C CAT8 Zinc cluster transcriptional activator), which produces MVEKKDSAGRFNGQPSHGGPRFIRTLGSQSLSGLNPLSNAQQGVSQQQQHLSHHSHNVTDSDSPSIQDSGIPITSALIKKESPSHAVSGIPSNSNSINNNSKSNSNNNPSSVFSSRNNTSIQQLQQGPSPTLSNSESPVNASLLSSITTPLLHQTGSASHPPSNTGSSTNGTTTPSYRVAQACDRCRAKKIRCDGKRPQCTQCAAVGFECKISDKLSRRAFPRGYTETLEERVRELEAENRRLVALCDLKEEQLHLVSKYSNSKDENGVEIPSTEEEQILHELSKTNGGSLRVSSTNLYLLNKKASPGDDSHIESSEPSIPVRKVAITAPSPRIMSPRNSVADSDPSQTNTGNNDHIHSNNNNHNQNNSTDPYGISFEQNEAPGLPALKALSSLSKYKQGTQLATLVAVSVPRTTEEILFVPQLLARIGQIHGFTSKQCIYTASVLASLKENNISSIPPELEVLKNHNLWEIDDVLHFWKNVFKLDFMTHTAVDHSSTHLNFAEVEELMQLFFQDWYELIPLFDKNEFNSYYEKFKLNVTDPNFFVRKDDTVFNNRTRSISYKIFSCLLIIIVQMGMLSKIKRDKITSGKLSTLMKYYDKLMTHIWINPYFNSRNTSIQVLQCLSMLLFYMLNVGDISSIYELRGKVVSMSQQLRLHRCPSAVLGGDGSTVSKVQQGERRILFWSIYYLDVFSALQLGVPRLLKDFEIECALPVTSDDDRQVNLAGQMIALEGKVSQFSLSVIRFAKVMGNILDSTFKRGMTTSLTKQAALVHENALDNWRHGLQKDLFFQLDVNGTINMDEFNQQKQYSKSLSPRTAAFTHNSLVLMTLYFMAKCMIHLPVVATKPLVAEAIQTPTDNQTENGSVDRSLSSYVLLQQATNTLLNVLTALNSIYLPLPINLARTKTRFGLFSARGSLEYTKGGALFQDNKALLLDLVKELETDKKLELPGNTSWHSLKLFDLSINLILQPVNSNPEKTEKMIQKKINYYNKLMGQPTVAVKRKRDPKATENTSKKVKVEDDHSQDNLHNITTGETTDTVHSEELVKDVPKELNVYPENYTTIEEAFQMDPVLNTNLFSNTDLKTLFNSGIFENAGSIHNNINDNNNNNNNTNNTNNNNGSSRNIHNLGAGIEDIDHGMSLRSNDASLLNLSNALGNHGNSAEGMKDGTSVSNLLNLSTSDSLFKVPSNGDFLKDYYINNMSNTGLSNLHTSSVNKGPSLSQLGSLFMSSGSGTNLPYSNVRGESKHPSGVNLNKQRAQPAMDGFSFAADASLGLAPLLAWSPDAKPQLNSNNGNDGLNPATGIVLESGDNDSTNASVVQLQQHQQQTHHPPSHNSSSIPMGKQSSTSDRQNSHHQDNVGSFHSMHSPTIPEQTSAQGLHQHQMLGMPNSTLNSDTNTGGANVTNSISSTNRRGPRRRWNNAASSSDPNSAGDSSVSDLLRWQNGN; this is translated from the coding sequence ATGGTcgagaagaaagattcagCTGGCCGGTTTAATGGACAACCGAGCCATGGCGGGCCGAGGTTTATTAGGACGCTGGGCTCGCAGTCATTAAGTGGTCTGAATCCTTTATCCAATGCGCAGCAAGGGGTTTctcagcaacaacaacaccTAAGCCATCATTCTCATAACGTTACAGACTCAGACTCTCCCAGTATTCAAGATTCCGGGATTCCTATCACATCCGCTTTGATCAAGAAGGAGTCACCTAGTCATGCGGTTTCTGGTATACCGTCTAACTCAAACAGTATTAATAACAATAGTAAAAGCAATTCCAATAATAATCCATCCAGTGTTTTTAGCAGCAGAAATAATACATCGATACAACAATTGCAGCAGGGCCCATCACCTACACTGTCGAATTCAGAGTCGCCCGTAAACGCGTCCCTTTTATCGTCTATCACTACACCGTTGTTGCATCAAACTGGTTCGGCAAGCCATCCGCCATCTAATACGGGGTCCAGTACCAATGGGACAACAACTCCTTCGTATCGTGTGGCTCAAGCGTGTGACAGATGTAGAGCCAAGAAAATTAGATGTGATGGTAAGAGGCCGCAGTGTACACAGTGTGCTGCGGTTGGTTTTGAATGTAAAATTAGTGATAAGCTAAGCCGTAGAGCTTTCCCAAGAGGATACACAGAAACGTTGGAAGAACGAGTAAGGGAACTTGAAGCTGAAAATAGAAGGTTGGTAGCTCTCTGcgatttgaaagaagagcaaTTGCATTTGGTATCGAAATATAGTAACAGCAAGGACGAAAACGGAGTAGAGATTCCATCCaccgaagaagaacaaatttTGCATGAACTCTCTAAGACCAATGGCGGTTCCCTAAGAGTCAGTTCCACGAACTTATACTTACTTAATAAGAAAGCTTCGCCTGGTGATGATAGTCATATTGAGTCATCAGAGCCATCTATACCAGTTCGCAAAGTGGCAATCACTGCGCCTTCACCACGCATCATGTCGCCAAGAAACAGTGTTGCGGATTCTGATCCATCCCAAACTAATACCGGTAATAACGACCATATTCATtccaataataataaccaCAATCAAAACAATAGTACTGATCCTTACGGAATTTCTTTCGAACAAAATGAAGCGCCAGGTCTTCCCGCGCTAAAAGCTCTCTCATCTTTGTCGAAGTATAAGCAAGGAACTCAGTTGGCCACATTGGTCGCCGTTTCAGTGCCTAGAAcaactgaagaaattctCTTCGTTCCTCAACTTTTGGCACGTATCGGTCAAATTCATGGTTTTACTTCAAAACAATGCATATATACCGCATCCGTCCTAGCATCcttaaaagaaaacaacatCTCTTCAATTCCACCAGAGTTAGAagtgttgaaaaatcataACCTATGGGAAATTGACGATGTCTTGCATTTCTGGAAGAACGTGTTCAAGTTGGATTTTATGACACATACTGCCGTGGACCATTCCTCTACTCATTTAAATTTTGCCGAAGTCGAAGAATTGATGCAACTCTTTTTTCAGGACTGGTACGAGCTAATTCCTTTGTTCGATAAAAATGAATTCAACTCATACtatgaaaagttcaagCTGAACGTAACTGACCCCAATTTCTTTGTCAGAAAAGATGACACTGTTTTCAACAACCGCACTAGATCTATTTCCTATAAAATCTTCTCCTGTTTGTTGATTATAATAGTTCAAATGGGCATGTTATCTAAGATCAAAAGAGACAAGATAACATCTGGTAAATTGAGTACATTAATGAAGTACTATGATAAGCTAATGACTCATATTTGGATCAATCCGTACTTCAATTCGAGAAATACTTCCATTCAGGTTTTACAATGTCTTTCGATGCTATTATTTTATATGCTAAATGTTGGAGACATTTCTTCCATTTACGAACTTCGTGGAAAAGTTGTTTCAATGTCACAACAACTAAGGTTACACAGGTGTCCTAGTGCTGTACTAGGTGGTGATGGTTCCACTGTCTCCAAAGTACAGCAAGGTGAAAGACGTATCCTCTTCTGGAGTATTTATTACTTGGATGTGTTTAGTGCTCTTCAACTTGGTGTCCCGAGGTTGCTCAAAgactttgaaattgaatgCGCTCTGCCAGTAACTAGTGACGACGACAGACAGGTCAATTTGGCGGGCCAAATGATCGCATTAGAAGGTAAAGTGTCtcagttttctttgtctgTGATAAGATTTGCCAAAGTTATGGGGAATATTTTAGATTCAACGTTCAAGAGAGGCATGACTACATCACTGACTAAACAAGCAGCTTTGGTGCATGAGAACGCCCTTGATAATTGGAGACATGGTTTACAGAAAGATCTCTTTTTCCAATTAGATGTTAATGGCACGATTAATATGGACGAAttcaatcaacaaaagCAATACTCTAAATCACTTTCACCACGCACTGCCGCTTTTACTCACAATTCCTTGGTGTTAATGACGTTGTATTTTATGGCTAAATGTATGATTCACCTACCGGTCGTGGCTACCAAGCCACTTGTTGCTGAGGCAATTCAAACCCCAACCGATAATCAAACTGAAAACGGATCGGTTGACAGATCTCTGTCATCATATGTCCTATTACAGCAAGCGACCAATACGCTCCTAAACGTTTTGACAGCGTTGAACTCTATATATCTGCCGTTACCTATAAATTTGGCAAGAACCAAGACTCGTTTTGGTTTATTCAGCGCACGTGGCTCGTTGGAATATACCAAAGGTGGTGCATTATTCCAAGACAACAAAGCCTTATTACTAGACTTAGTAAAAGAACTGGAGACTGATAAGAAATTAGAACTACCAGGCAATACAAGCTGGCATAGCTTGAAACTATTTGATCTCTCGATTAACTTGATCTTGCAACCTGTCAATTCAAATCCAGAGAAGACAGAAAAGATgatacaaaagaaaattaacTACTACAACAAGCTAATGGGGCAGCCTACTGTTGCCGTTAAGCGTAAACGAGACCCGAAGGCTACAGAAAATACATCAAAAAAAGTTAAGGTTGAAGATGATCATAGTCAGGACAATCTGCACAACATTACTACTGGCGAGACCACTGATACTGTCCACTCTGAAGAGTTAGTCAAGGACGTACccaaagaattgaatgtTTATCCTGAAAACTACACtacaattgaagaagcgTTCCAAATGGATCCAGTATTGAACACTAATTTGTTCAGTAACACCGATCTCAAGactttgttcaattcaggtatctttgaaaatgcGGGCAGCATCCATAACAACATTAATgacaataacaataataataataatactaataatactaataataataatggtTCTAGTAGGAACATTCACAATCTTGGTGCAGGCATTGAAGACATAGACCATGGGATGAGCTTGAGAAGCAATGACGCTTCGTTGTTGAATCTTTCTAATGCACTCGGTAATCATGGAAACAGTGCTGAGGGGATGAAGGATGGCACAAGTGTGTCgaatttattgaatttaaGTACCAGTGACAGTTTATTCAAAGTACCTAGCAATGGAGACTTTTTGAAGGATTATTACATTAACAATATGAGTAACACAGGACTATCTAACCTGCACACTTCTTCTGTGAACAAGGGTCCTTCATTATCACAGTTGGGCTCTCTATTCATGTCGAGTGGGTCGGGAACAAATTTACCATATAGCAATGTACGTGGAGAATCGAAACACCCATCTGGGGTAAATCTGAACAAACAACGTGCCCAACCTGCAATGGATGGTTTCTCATTTGCTGCAGATGCATCACTCGGGCTAGCACCATTGCTAGCCTGGTCTCCGGACGCTAAACCTCAATTGAATAGTAACAATGGGAATGACGGTTTGAACCCTGCGACAGGCATTGTACTTGAATCTGGCGACAATGATTCTACTAATGCATCAGTCGTTCAATTACAACAGCACCAACAGCAGACTCACCACCCTCCCTCCCACAACAGCTCATCTATTCCAATGGGAAAGCAATCCAGCACATCAGATCGTCAAAACAGCCATCATCAAGATAATGTTGGAAGTTTCCATTCCATGCATTCTCCGACTATTCCAGAGCAAACCTCTGCACAGGGATTGCATCAACATCAGATGCTTGGCATGCCTAACAGCACACTAAACTCGGATACCAATACCGGTGGTGCTAATGTTACAAATAGTATTTCAAGCACCAATCGCCGTGGACCAAGACGCCGTTGGAATAACGCTGCATCATCGTCAGACCCTAATTCTGCTGGTGATTCATCAGTGTCCGATTTGCTGCGCTGGCAAAATGGAAATTGA
- the NAB6 gene encoding Nab6p (similar to uniprot|Q03735 Saccharomyces cerevisiae YML117W NAB6 Putative RNA-binding protein based on computational analysis of large-scale protein-protein interaction data), with protein MNSGTSANHYQPSLIYGRPPVGYEQQVYDVAGRNGGSNHHPPQYIYYTHRGGSMPGSIPGSIPGTVSIPQTPFDPVYGITLLPSHLLVGSPFVNTPQTGGPMSAGTGANGVPVGSNNIMNLRNSSYKSFYPPAPKLRPAPSGRLRRARRKDNKPQQQREHSRDNNKVEAEYDVERGYSSRSASRSQSFSASTSGSMSGSSGPKSIRKTIDSELKIQFQYSILPKGNDTYRSRSLLFTNVNSELDIVEFLQKVAKNYPIESIYLIKDEDTGDDIENLNTSNNDDDPNQNYNADNNNNSKREDDKDKESAPALTKQIAISPSSCSQQSYLLSFFTKESCLDFYNNLLQRYAEIKNAVKSDQLAMNFVKIQDDEEWMANLKMNVISLGATRSLYVEFADDSVTSDTIWDTLPFLKNSGKYVVIDVDVVTTDERRKNFGLHYCLLHFLSVTMALEVKELLETGDEAVSRVSFVTPANSADKEMRRRRSSAISLKQEASPQMFSTDSRSRSRSSNVSLPLSEQVSTASTDISTPIYEEFDGNLTWSTLIVDVSEYKEPIVNEFDHHLNSWSISKPTTLYMHESGTTNFSSSNLSDDIDPLSISSHDPVPQQMLLNEYPYIMEPLMPPQITQTIQNQYSKSIQAVNAGMEHRTVYIGNINPRSKAEDICNVVRGGILQHIKWVSHKRICFVTFIETAAAVQFYANTTLEPIILHGNVLKVGWGQNPGPLPKNIALAVTVGASRNVYVSLPDKAFKDKFINDPQFKEYQNRYKIPNIAQLKSDFGAYGTMEQVNFHSDGHCCWINFMNISSAIKLVEEYSDTKDNLFHKKTEGRYVGLIIGYGKDRCGNINRNLVFNKNGKGSNHNRNSQNNNTSRGHRQRKQSATFSNASNIDLKHSSVANASIANGKLDRPMDNKNFLSLGVDADFSEGLGISISPQAERRHVLSDNEDEREEHREEEQEECGNRHSGVNGSNVANNEAINETLINGTYTADIPEDTLQVGSDSCSTYSGSSSSDVDIIVNAPSPKAGDAKSFTHTRRNAHHRQRNTNQTRQYNNHHHAQQHQFQPLSHINAPYQTPQPQYHPYPQTPHRFSNSFVPVAQHEGANNGNPRKSSMKPIAGSDVMTRYLEQLHHNTFVYAANILGATQDPVFYDEDNA; from the coding sequence ATGAATTCGGGAACATCGGCTAATCATTATCAGCCTTCTCTGATATATGGGAGACCGCCTGTTGGTTACGAACAACAGGTCTACGATGTGGCAGGAAGAAATGGTGGATCGAATCACCATCCACCGcagtatatatattacaCACATCGTGGTGGTTCTATGCCAGGTTCTATACCAGGAAGTATTCCTGGAACAGTTAGTATTCCTCAGACTCCATTTGATCCTGTTTATGGGATTACACTGTTGCCGAGTCATCTGTTAGTTGGATCGCCGTTTGTAAACACTCCACAAACTGGTGGACCTATGTCTGCTGGTACTGGAGCGAATGGTGTCCCAGTAGGATCTAATAACATAATGAATTTGCGTAATTCAAGCTATAAATCATTCTACCCACCGGCACCGAAATTGAGGCCAGCACCATCTGGTAGATTGAGAAGAGCAAGACGAAAAGATAACAAACCCCAGCAACAACGAGAACATTCTCGTGACAATAACAAAGTGGAAGCAGAATatgatgttgaaagagGTTACAGCTCTAGATCTGCATCTAGATCTCAATCTTTTTCAGCTTCCACATCAGGTTCCATGTCTGGCAGCTCGGGTCCCAAATCAATACGAAAGACTATCGATtctgaattgaaaatcCAATTCCAATATAGCATTCTACCTAAGGGGAATGATACTTATAGAAGCAGATCGTTGCTTTTTACAAATGTTAATTCTGAGCTAGATATTGTCGAGTTCTTACAAAAAGTTGCAAAAAATTACCCAATAGAAAGCATTTACTTGATCAAAGATGAGGACACCGGCGATGACATTGAAAACCTTAATACTAgtaataatgatgatgatcctaatcaaaattataatgctgataataataacaatagCAAGAGAGAGGATGATAAGGATAAGGAATCAGCCCCTGCTTTAACCAAACAGATTGCCATTTCTCCGTCAAGTTGTTCACAACAGTCATATCTTTTAAGTTTCTTCACAAAAGAATCATGCCTAGATTTCTACAATAATTTATTACAGAGATATgctgaaatcaaaaacGCAGTAAAGTCTGACCAGTTAGCAATGAACTTCGTTAAGATTCAAGACGATGAGGAATGGATGGCCaacttgaagatgaacGTTATTTCTTTGGGTGCCACTAGAAGCCTTTATGTCGAGTTTGCGGACGATAGCGTTACTTCAGACACTATTTGGGACACACTCCcgtttttgaagaattcagGTAAATATGTTGTTATTGATGTAGATGTGGTTACTACTGATGAAAGGAGAAAAAACTTCGGATTACATTATTGTTTACTCCATTTTCTCTCGGTAACAATGGCTTTAGAAGTTAAAGAACTGTTAGAAACCGGAGATGAAGCAGTATCAAGAGTGTCATTCGTGACACCTGCCAATTCGGCAGATAAGGaaatgagaagaagaagaagcagcGCCATTTCGTTAAAGCAAGAAGCAAGTCCTCAAATGTTCTCGACGGATTCTCGCTCTCGCTCTCGTTCTAGTAATGTGTCGTTGCCTCTTTCGGAACAAGTCAGCACAGCATCTACAGATATCAGTACGCCGATCtatgaagaatttgatgGTAATCTAACTTGGTCCACCCTAATTGTAGATGTCTCTGAGTACAAAGAGCCCATTGTAAACGAATTTGACCATCATTTAAACTCGTGGTCTATCTCCAAGCCAACGACTCTCTATATGCATGAATCTGGAACTACAAACTTCTCATCCAGTAATCTTTCGGATGACATTGATCCTCTATCCATCTCTAGTCATGACCCTGTTCCTCAACAGATGTTACTTAACGAATATCCTTATATTATGGAACCATTAATGCCACCCCAGATCACTCAAACGATACAAAATCAATATTCCAAAAGCATACAAGCGGTAAATGCCGGCATGGAACACAGAACTGTTTATATCGGAAATATTAACCCAAGGTCTAAAGCAGAGGACATTTGTAACGTTGTTCGTGGTGGTATCTTGCAGCATATTAAATGGGTATCTCATAAAAGGATTTGTTTTGTAACATTCATCGAAACTGCCGCAGCAGTTCAGTTTTATGCGAATACTACACTTGAGCCAATCATATTACATGGGAATGTCCTAAAAGTTGGTTGGGGTCAGAATCCTGGTCCATTACCTAAGAATATCGCTCTGGCAGTTACTGTTGGTGCATCGAGAAATGTTTATGTCAGCTTACCTGATAAGGCCTTCAAGGATAAATTCATAAACGACCCTCAGTTCAAAGAGTACCAAAATAGGTACAAGATTCCAAATATTGCACAATTGAAATCTGATTTTGGTGCCTATGGTACCATGGAACAGGTCAACTTCCATTCAGACGGTCATTGTTGTTGGATAAATTTCATGAACATTAGCAGTGCTATAAAATTGGTTGAAGAATATTCCGACACAAAGGATAATCTATTCCATAAAAAGACTGAAGGAAGATATGTGGGTTTGATTATAGGGTACGGCAAGGACAGATGTGGTAATATTAACAGAAATTTGGTCTTCAACAAAAACGGCAAAGGTAGCAATCATAATCGTAACTCACAAAACAATAACACAAGTAGGGGCCACAGACAACGTAAGCAGAGTGCAACATTTTCTAACGCATCAAACATTGACTTAAAACATTCTTCAGTTGCGAATGCTTCTATAGCAAATGGCAAGTTGGATCGCCCAATGGATAATAAGAACTTCTTATCGTTAGGGGTTGATGCAGATTTCAGTGAGGGACTTGGAATATCTATTTCACCTCAAGCGGAAAGAAGGCATGTGTTAAGTGACAATGAGGATGAACGAGAAGAACatagagaagaagaacaagaagagtGTGGAAACAGGCACAGCGGGGTAAATGGGTCTAACGTTGCGAACAACGAGGCTATAAATGAAACTCTCATAAATGGTACATATACCGCTGATATACCAGAGGATACTCTGCAGGTGGGTAGCGATAGCTGCAGCACCTATTCCGGTTCGAGTTCAAGTGATGTAGACATCATTGTGAACGCACCTTCTCCAAAGGCAGGTGATGCGAAGTCATTTACGCACACTCGCCGCAACGCTCACCACCGTCAAAGGAATACCAACCAAACTCGTCAATATAATAATCATCACCATGCTCAACAGCACCAATTCCAACCACTTTCGCATATCAACGCACCTTACCAAACACCGCAACCGCAATACCATCCGTATCCACAGACACCACACCGTTTTTCAAACTCTTTCGTTCCAGTAGCGCAACATGAAGGCGCAAATAATGGTAATCCAAGGAAAAGCTCAATGAAACCAATTGCAGGTTCAGATGTTATGACTAGGTACTTAGAACAGTTGCATCATAATACTTTCGTATACGCTGCTAATATTTTGGGAGCTACCCAGGATCCGGTATTCTATGATGAAGACAATGCATAA